DNA sequence from the Hippopotamus amphibius kiboko isolate mHipAmp2 chromosome 1, mHipAmp2.hap2, whole genome shotgun sequence genome:
tttcaattttaaagtgtttatttataGAAATCTGTCCTAGCACATTTTCTTAGatacttctttgttttttctctactcGTTAAACTTATAAAGGCAAACCCTTAATCTTTTATTATCTTTACTCTGGAAAAGACATTCTAACTCTGTTTGATTGTctggtgtcattttttttttttattactggtAGTTTATTGCACAGGTTTTTCTGCATCAAAAACGTATCTGCTAAAATGAGAAACAGGTGTGTctgaattcagattttttttttccctcagaccTCTAAAAGTAGTATTTCACCTAAAAAAGAATCCACTcatctaattttaaagaaaatatacttctTACACAAGACAATCCAAACTGatgcaaaatatttattccaaGTTAGTTATTTTATGCAGTAGTTTTCCCCCTCAACAGACTTGTGATAACCACATcttttaaatctgtaaataatGTTATCAAAATAATCTTAATCTTTGAAATCtcacaaaaatgtatattttacaatcCACCCTGAATATCAAGGCTGCAAGAATAACACAACATTTCCTATATCCAAATATTTTACAGCTGtacccagaaaggaaaaaaaaaaaaaaagagaaaaaaccacATATGCTTGGTTAAGGGCTAACGTTACCCgagcagccagaaataaaataaaatatccaaattatTAGCATTGATTTAATACAATTATAACTTCAGTAGTCACTTTGTCATTGACAATGATTGCTTGAGCACAGGGGTGAGTGCCCCGAGGGCTGGTAGTAGAAGCTGTTGCTGCAGACCAGTGTCTCCTCTCTGCACTGCCAGCTCCCACCTGTGCATCGCTCCATAtatactgtgtgtatgtgtgtgtgtttttaaaatctttcccacCACACGAAGTTCTATTAAGCagataacagggaagaacaaCAGCAAAAGCTAAACAAGCCAATCGCTCGCTCTCTCTTTGGGATATGATTATTTCCCTTGTGCATGAAGTATTCAACaacaacataagaaaaggaaaaggaaaagaacgaTTTCTTCTGTATAACCCCTAAACACACAAGCTGAGTTTACTGGGTCAGATTTAACGGTAAGCATTTATACGCCTACTTCCAGGCATCGTCATCAGATGTTGCACTGCTACTTGTTTCTGTGTCTGAGTCTTCAAACTCTGCTTTACAAGTGCTTCTCCAAGGGGAGAACAGGCTGGAACTTTGGCTCTGCAAGAAGCCATTCTTCCCAAAGCCATTTCTTCTCAGCTGCTCTGTCTTCATGTGGAACTCTTTGAGCTCATCCTCTGTGAGGGGAAGGCAATTCTCATCATTTTCAGGATACTCCTGCCATCCCATTGCTTTCAATAACCTGCGCTCTGCTTCCAAAGAGTGAGAGAGGACCTCCCCTTCGTCTTCTACGGGGAGAGCAAGACCATTCTGATGACAGCCTTCCTCTCCGTTTTCCTTTGGTTCAGCTGTGCTGTTGTCCTCTGAATCCTCTAGCTTCTCACAGTCTCTGTTCTCTGAGAAGTCTCCGTTTCTGTCATCCTTCAGTGTCTTCAGGAACTCGCTCTTCCTGTCAGTAGTTCGGCGGGTCAACTTGGTCAGACGAGAGGAGCTGATCTCAATTGGAGGAGTGGTGCTGGCGGGGCTCTCTTTGGGAGAGCTTAGAACTATACCACCAGCCAGTACTACTGGTTTGGTAACAGAGATTGGACGGGTAAAAGCAGACTCCCGGCTAGAGGAAAGGGATCCTGATTTGTGTTCCATTCTGTTAGCTTTCCACGCACTGGGCTTGGATGGAGGTGGCACAGGCTTAGGAACCAGGTTCTTATAGACACTGGGAACCATGGTTGAcgatttgtttccatttgcaaggTGAGACCCTGGTGAGGTGAATGCAGCAGAGAAGGCAGCAGCAGGATCTCCTTTGGAAACTTTTTTGATGACTAGCATTTTGGAGGACTGCTTGGCACTAGGTGGGTTTTCCCACACTCCAGAAGGAGTCCCAAAAGGTCTGCATGGCTGATTCTGTTTGCCAGCTTCTGGATTCAAAGAAGGAAAGTCTTCCTCTTCAAACTGCAACTTTTCCACTTTatcatctttcttctcttccctaatCTCTCTCTGTAGGTGGCTTTTCCTGAAAGGTACAGCCTTTCTGGGAATGGAAGCTGCCATTCCAGTGGCGATGGTTCCCTGTGCCACCCCCACTACGCTGGCTCGTGCCATCATGAACTCGGGAAGAGCTGTGCCAACCAGATGGGTTCCCTGTGATTCCAGCATATGCTCCCTTAGAGACACCAGAGTCCACAGAATCATGGCGGAACAGGGAGGGCTGGTGCCAGGAATCTCCTGTCGTTCATAGAGGTCCATTGTTAAAAAAGCCATCAGAGGAATTATGTCGACGACGGCTTACTCCAAATCTACCATCTCCTCGGGGTAGGTGCTCTCCGTGTTTTTCGAAGGTGGCTGTAGGTGACTTAGCTGACTGTGGTGTTGAGAAATTTAGCCAAGCAGGAACAAAGTCATGCTGCGCCATTTAGGTCCAGTGTCTCTTTTCAATAAGGTGAGGCATCCAACCTCATGGCCAGGATCCCAGAGTGTAACCTCTGTGGTCCTGTTTCCTGAACTCCTTGAGTCGGCCAGCTGGATTTCCACAAGGTTCTCTTGTTAAAAGGGTATTTAATTAGGCTAGCCA
Encoded proteins:
- the LOC130829298 gene encoding LOW QUALITY PROTEIN: vasculin-like protein 1 (The sequence of the model RefSeq protein was modified relative to this genomic sequence to represent the inferred CDS: deleted 1 base in 1 codon; substituted 1 base at 1 genomic stop codon), whose product is MAQHDFVPAWLNFSTPQSAKSPTATFEKHGEHLPRGDGRFGVSRRRHNSSDGFFNNGPLXTTGDSWHQPSLFRHDSVDSGVSKGAYAGITGNPSGWHSSSRVHDGTSQRSGGGTGNHRHWNGSFHSQKGCTFQEKPPTREIREEKKDDKVEKLQFEEEDFPSLNPEAGKQNQPCRPFGTPSGVWENPPSAKQSSKMLVIKKVSKGDPAAAFSAAFTSPGSHLANGNKSSTMVPSVYKNLVPKPVPPPSKPSAWKANRMEHKSGSLSSSRESAFTRPISVTKPVVLAGGIVLSSPKESPASTTPPIEISSSRLTKLTRRTTDRKSEFLKTLKDDRNGDFSENRDCEKLEDSEDNSTAEPKENGEEGCHQNGLALPVEDEGEVLSHSLEAERRLLKAMGWQEYPENDENCLPLTEDELKEFHMKTEQLRRNGFGKNGFLQSQSSSLFSPWRSTCKAEFEDSDTETSSSATSDDDAWK